Proteins from one Ramlibacter sp. PS4R-6 genomic window:
- the glgC gene encoding glucose-1-phosphate adenylyltransferase, giving the protein MPATRNVLAFVMAGGEGSRLHPLTANRCKPAVPFNGKHRIVDFVLSNLVNSEIYSTYLLVQYKSQSLIEHVRQTWTMARFMPQQFITVVPPQMRNGREWFQGTADAIYQNIFLIESFKPDIVAVFGADHIYRMDIRQMLDFHVKTGAHATVATLPVPLEQCGEFGIVDTDDKHRIVEFREKPRSARPMPGSRSHALASMGNYIFDTDVLLEQLHRMHEEHTSDFGKHILPQMVKSHRLMAYDFDTNLIPGVEPYEEHGYWRDVGTIDAYFDAHFDTLGAAPRFRMTNRQWPIYASPDQTESAQIENGVINRSVVGSGSVVDGATLDHAMLRRSVIVERHARLEHCIIMERSRIGRGAQVRRAIIDQDNDVPANVRIGYDEDEDRRRFHVTDSGIVVVPAGYFPARAGKVQLPPKATGIEHAAHPERVEVPA; this is encoded by the coding sequence ATGCCCGCCACTAGAAACGTCCTGGCTTTCGTCATGGCCGGCGGTGAAGGCTCGCGCCTGCACCCCCTTACCGCCAACCGCTGCAAACCGGCCGTTCCCTTCAATGGCAAACACCGCATCGTCGACTTCGTGCTGTCCAACCTGGTCAACTCGGAGATCTACTCGACCTACCTGCTGGTGCAGTACAAGTCGCAGTCGCTGATCGAGCACGTGCGCCAGACATGGACCATGGCGCGCTTCATGCCGCAGCAGTTCATCACCGTGGTGCCGCCGCAGATGCGCAACGGCCGCGAGTGGTTTCAGGGCACGGCCGACGCGATCTACCAGAACATCTTCCTGATCGAAAGCTTCAAGCCGGACATCGTCGCCGTGTTCGGCGCGGACCACATCTACCGCATGGACATCCGGCAGATGCTGGACTTCCACGTGAAGACGGGCGCGCACGCCACCGTGGCCACGCTGCCGGTGCCGCTGGAGCAGTGCGGCGAATTCGGCATCGTCGACACCGACGACAAGCACCGCATCGTCGAATTCCGCGAGAAGCCGCGCAGCGCCCGCCCCATGCCGGGCAGCCGCTCGCACGCGCTGGCGTCGATGGGCAACTACATCTTCGACACCGACGTTCTGCTGGAGCAATTGCACCGCATGCACGAGGAGCACACCAGCGACTTCGGCAAGCACATCCTGCCGCAGATGGTGAAGAGCCACCGCCTGATGGCCTACGACTTCGACACCAACCTGATCCCCGGCGTGGAGCCCTACGAGGAGCACGGCTACTGGCGCGACGTCGGCACGATCGACGCATACTTCGACGCGCACTTCGACACGCTCGGCGCCGCGCCGCGCTTTCGCATGACCAACCGCCAATGGCCCATCTACGCCAGCCCTGACCAGACCGAGTCCGCGCAGATCGAGAACGGCGTCATCAACCGCTCCGTGGTCGGCAGCGGCAGCGTCGTGGACGGCGCCACCCTCGACCACGCCATGCTGCGCCGCTCGGTCATCGTGGAGCGCCATGCGCGCCTGGAGCACTGCATCATCATGGAGCGCTCGCGCATCGGCCGCGGCGCGCAGGTGCGCCGCGCCATCATCGACCAGGACAACGACGTGCCGGCCAACGTGCGCATCGGCTACGACGAGGACGAGGATCGCCGCCGCTTCCACGTGACCGACAGCGGCATCGTCGTGGTGCCGGCCGGCTACTTCCCGGCGCGTGCCGGGAAGGTGCAATTGCCGCCCAAGGCAACGGGCATCGAGCACGCGGCCCATCCTGAAAGGGTCGAGGTGCCTGCATGA
- a CDS encoding malto-oligosyltrehalose synthase has translation MARLVRPLVDGRAAMNEVSHEVATLAQRSGVALRYSSFWGEDLHVAEDVLRRALAAMGVSGDSPSESGPGFPRAVVAVEGTALRIEWHGQPQPGAWQLKPRDAAKGARARKGHGAVELPADLERGYWDLVVEGADECLVIVAPRRCWTPPALEAGERWWGCTVQLYALKSSHDWGIGDFGDLRRLVEIASRQGASFIGLSPLHALFPHRPEVASPYSPSSRNALNPIYLDVQLLIDQGGCREASVHVNSDAFHARLHALRETEFVDYAGVAAAKEEVLQLLWRHFEAKEIARHSPRAAHFEAFVKQREATLGRHALFEALQAHFFRQDPAVWGWPAWPKEYREVDAEPVKAFARAHASDVRFRFWLQWLAEQQLESVQRYARSRGMGLGLYCDLAVGSNEGGAETWVQPRLYALGMHVGAPPDPLNALGQDWGLPPVNPVALRHARFAPWIETVRANMRHAGALRLDHVMSLMRLFWTSDQGGTYVSYPLEEMLGILALESHRHECMVIGEDLGNVAPRMREAMADHALLSYRPLLFERTEDGAFKPPAEWHAQALAVVSTHDLPTLRGFWLGEDMGVLAQLNLYPNDAAREQHVVDRAQDRARLLLALEREQLLPSGVTVQPTSLPDATPAFVDAVYAYLARTPCWLVGVQLEDVTGQLLQVNVPGTTEDRYPNWRRKLPVTVDDLASDSRFASLASVLRAERSGPAPADSAATDLPPLHTAHVPVATYRVQFHKDCTFDMVTRAIPYLHALGISHLYSSPYLRARPGSTHGYDIIDHNALNAEVGDARAYDRMCEALHAHGMNQVLDVVPNHMGVLEADNAWWLDVLENGPASAHAQTFDIEWHPVAPEMTGRVLLPVLGDHYGRVLEAGEIQLHFDAHAGEFSLHYWNHRFRIDPSHYPDIFAVLAAPGARSEAEADSHAVAASLLGSFERLPPRTVQDESGKRARSRDAAVYKQTLARLVRKHDWLADWVANCLKHLNGHVGNAASFDALDALISRQAYRLTNWRVASDDVNYRRFFDVNTLAGLRMEQHSVFEATHRLVLRWLRNGQLSGLRIDHPDGLSDPQQYFERLQSHYAREATIAGQEPRALYLVVEKILAEHENLPEAWPVHGDTGYRFSAMVNGLFVDSSREAEIDALYRGFTGEAQDYDEIVYRCKKVIIYTALFSELRWLATAIHHITRANRRTCDFTRPRLRVALAETAAAFPVYRTYLRDDEAPSASDRQHIDWAIASAKRRLGSAEAAVLDHLRDVLLGEGEAAQADPKLRARFIARWQQFTAPVMAKAVEDTAFYRYVRLVSLNDVGGDPRTFGISPAAFHSANQSRLRFRAHSMLATSTHDSKRAEDLRMRLDVLSEDPPLWDDGLQRFHHWAERYVTPTEAGPAPTRNDIWLLFQTLVGLWPARPADERERDELRHRVQAYMLKAIREAKKNTSWTSPVPAYEDAVERFVDAVLRSGQPNPFADGLDRITARIAPFGFRNSLAQVALKFTVPGVPDLYQGSEQWTFSLVDPDNRRPVDFAKLAAQLDGLRRLCKEGTAGVWPQLLREAADGRIKQLVTWRLLQLRGAFPKLFECGGYLPLALRGAAADHAVAFARPHEGEVVLVVAARLTYTLCGGDDARWTPAAWRDTQLDMANDALAGVARWRDWLTGEEHTVARTGEAVLDLEAVFAKAHGLPFAVLVPA, from the coding sequence GTGGCCCGCCTGGTCCGCCCGCTGGTGGATGGGCGCGCAGCCATGAACGAGGTCTCGCACGAGGTTGCGACGCTGGCGCAGCGCAGCGGCGTCGCCTTGCGCTACAGCAGCTTCTGGGGCGAGGACCTGCACGTGGCCGAGGACGTGCTGCGGCGCGCGCTCGCGGCGATGGGGGTGTCAGGCGATTCGCCCTCCGAATCCGGGCCGGGCTTCCCGCGCGCCGTCGTCGCTGTCGAGGGCACGGCGCTGCGCATCGAATGGCACGGGCAGCCGCAGCCCGGCGCGTGGCAGCTGAAGCCGCGCGATGCCGCCAAGGGTGCGCGGGCACGCAAGGGCCATGGCGCCGTCGAGCTGCCCGCCGACCTCGAACGCGGCTATTGGGACCTCGTCGTGGAAGGCGCGGACGAATGCCTCGTCATCGTCGCGCCGCGCCGTTGCTGGACGCCGCCCGCGCTGGAAGCCGGCGAGCGCTGGTGGGGCTGCACCGTGCAGCTCTACGCGCTGAAGTCCTCGCACGACTGGGGCATCGGCGATTTCGGCGACCTGCGCCGGCTGGTGGAGATCGCCTCGCGCCAGGGCGCGTCGTTCATCGGCCTGAGTCCCTTGCACGCCCTCTTCCCGCACCGGCCCGAGGTCGCCAGCCCCTACAGCCCGTCCAGCCGCAACGCGCTGAACCCCATCTACCTCGACGTGCAACTGCTCATCGACCAGGGCGGCTGCCGTGAGGCCTCCGTGCACGTGAACTCGGACGCGTTCCACGCGCGGCTGCACGCGCTGCGCGAAACCGAGTTCGTGGACTACGCCGGCGTCGCCGCGGCCAAGGAGGAAGTGCTGCAGCTGCTGTGGCGCCACTTCGAGGCGAAGGAGATCGCCCGCCACAGCCCGCGCGCGGCGCACTTCGAGGCGTTCGTGAAGCAGCGCGAAGCGACGCTCGGCCGCCACGCCTTGTTCGAAGCGCTGCAGGCGCACTTCTTCCGGCAGGACCCGGCCGTCTGGGGCTGGCCGGCGTGGCCCAAGGAATACCGCGAGGTCGATGCGGAACCCGTGAAGGCTTTCGCGCGCGCGCATGCGTCCGACGTGCGCTTCCGCTTCTGGCTGCAGTGGCTGGCCGAGCAGCAGCTGGAAAGCGTGCAGCGCTACGCGCGCAGCCGCGGCATGGGGCTGGGCCTGTACTGCGACCTGGCCGTCGGCTCCAACGAAGGCGGCGCGGAAACCTGGGTCCAGCCGCGCCTGTACGCGCTGGGCATGCACGTGGGCGCGCCGCCCGACCCGCTCAACGCCCTCGGGCAGGACTGGGGCCTGCCGCCGGTCAACCCCGTCGCGCTGCGGCATGCGCGCTTCGCGCCGTGGATCGAGACCGTGCGCGCCAACATGCGGCACGCCGGCGCCCTGCGCCTGGACCACGTCATGAGCCTGATGCGGCTCTTCTGGACCAGCGACCAGGGCGGCACCTACGTGAGCTACCCGCTGGAGGAGATGCTGGGCATCCTGGCGCTGGAAAGCCACCGGCACGAGTGCATGGTGATCGGCGAGGACCTGGGCAACGTGGCCCCGCGCATGCGCGAGGCGATGGCCGACCACGCCCTGCTGTCGTACCGGCCGCTGCTCTTCGAGCGCACGGAAGACGGCGCCTTCAAGCCGCCCGCGGAATGGCACGCGCAGGCGCTGGCCGTCGTCAGCACGCACGACCTGCCCACCTTGCGCGGCTTCTGGCTGGGCGAGGACATGGGCGTGCTGGCGCAGTTGAACCTCTACCCGAACGACGCCGCGCGCGAGCAGCACGTCGTCGACCGTGCCCAGGACCGAGCGCGCCTGCTGCTGGCGCTGGAGCGCGAACAGCTGCTGCCGTCTGGCGTCACGGTGCAACCGACCTCCCTGCCCGACGCCACACCGGCATTCGTCGACGCCGTCTACGCCTACCTCGCCCGCACGCCGTGCTGGCTCGTCGGCGTTCAGCTGGAAGACGTCACGGGGCAATTGCTGCAGGTGAACGTGCCCGGCACGACGGAGGACCGCTACCCCAACTGGCGGCGCAAGTTGCCCGTGACCGTGGACGACCTGGCGAGCGATTCGCGCTTCGCGTCGCTGGCGTCGGTGCTGCGCGCCGAGCGCAGCGGTCCCGCGCCCGCCGATTCCGCGGCCACCGACCTGCCGCCGCTGCACACGGCGCACGTCCCCGTCGCCACCTACCGCGTGCAGTTCCACAAGGACTGCACCTTCGACATGGTGACGCGCGCCATCCCCTACCTGCACGCGCTGGGCATCAGCCACCTGTACAGCTCGCCGTACCTGCGCGCGCGGCCGGGCAGCACGCACGGCTACGACATCATCGACCACAACGCGCTGAACGCCGAGGTCGGCGACGCCCGCGCCTACGACCGCATGTGCGAGGCGCTGCACGCGCACGGCATGAACCAGGTGCTGGACGTCGTCCCCAACCACATGGGTGTGCTCGAGGCCGACAACGCCTGGTGGCTGGACGTGCTCGAGAACGGCCCCGCCTCCGCGCACGCGCAGACCTTCGACATCGAATGGCATCCCGTCGCGCCGGAGATGACCGGCCGCGTGCTGCTGCCGGTGCTGGGCGACCACTACGGCCGCGTGCTGGAAGCCGGCGAGATCCAGCTGCATTTCGACGCCCATGCCGGCGAGTTCTCGCTGCACTACTGGAACCACCGCTTCCGCATCGACCCCAGCCACTACCCCGACATCTTCGCGGTGCTGGCCGCGCCCGGCGCACGCAGCGAGGCCGAGGCCGACAGCCACGCCGTCGCGGCCTCGCTGCTGGGCTCGTTCGAGCGCCTGCCGCCGCGGACGGTGCAGGACGAGAGCGGCAAGCGCGCCCGATCGCGCGATGCCGCCGTGTACAAGCAGACGCTGGCGCGCCTGGTGCGCAAGCACGACTGGCTGGCCGACTGGGTCGCCAATTGCCTGAAGCACCTGAACGGCCACGTCGGCAATGCCGCGAGCTTCGATGCGCTCGATGCGCTGATCTCGCGCCAGGCCTACCGCCTGACCAACTGGCGCGTGGCCAGCGACGACGTCAACTACCGGCGCTTCTTCGACGTGAACACGCTGGCCGGCCTGCGCATGGAGCAGCACTCGGTGTTCGAGGCGACGCACCGCCTGGTGCTGCGCTGGCTGCGCAACGGCCAGCTGTCGGGCCTGCGCATCGACCACCCCGATGGCCTGTCGGACCCGCAGCAGTACTTCGAGCGCCTGCAGTCCCACTACGCGCGCGAGGCGACGATCGCCGGCCAGGAGCCGCGCGCGCTGTACCTGGTCGTCGAGAAGATCCTCGCGGAGCACGAGAACCTGCCGGAAGCCTGGCCGGTGCACGGCGACACGGGCTACCGCTTCTCCGCCATGGTGAATGGCCTGTTCGTCGACAGCTCGCGCGAGGCCGAAATCGACGCGCTGTACCGCGGCTTCACGGGCGAGGCGCAGGACTACGACGAAATCGTCTACCGCTGCAAGAAGGTCATCATCTACACGGCCTTGTTTTCCGAGCTGCGCTGGCTGGCCACGGCCATCCACCACATCACGCGCGCCAACCGCCGCACCTGCGACTTCACGCGCCCGCGCCTGCGGGTGGCCCTGGCCGAGACGGCCGCGGCTTTCCCGGTGTACCGCACCTACCTGCGCGACGACGAAGCGCCCAGCGCCAGCGACCGGCAGCACATCGACTGGGCCATCGCCTCGGCCAAGCGGCGCCTGGGCAGCGCCGAGGCCGCCGTGCTCGACCACCTGCGCGACGTGCTGCTCGGCGAAGGCGAAGCGGCGCAGGCGGATCCCAAGTTGCGGGCGCGCTTCATCGCCCGCTGGCAGCAGTTCACGGCGCCAGTGATGGCAAAAGCGGTGGAGGACACGGCCTTCTACCGCTACGTGCGGCTGGTGTCGCTCAACGACGTCGGCGGCGACCCGCGCACCTTCGGCATCTCGCCGGCCGCTTTCCACTCGGCCAACCAGAGCCGCCTGCGCTTTCGCGCGCACTCGATGCTCGCGACGTCCACGCACGACAGCAAGCGCGCCGAAGACCTGCGCATGCGGCTGGACGTGCTGTCGGAGGACCCGCCGCTGTGGGACGACGGGCTGCAGCGCTTCCACCACTGGGCCGAGCGCTACGTAACCCCGACCGAGGCCGGCCCGGCGCCGACGCGCAACGACATCTGGCTGCTGTTCCAGACGCTGGTGGGCCTGTGGCCCGCGCGGCCCGCGGACGAGCGCGAGCGCGACGAGCTGCGCCACCGCGTGCAGGCCTACATGCTCAAGGCGATCCGCGAGGCCAAGAAGAACACGAGCTGGACAAGCCCCGTGCCGGCCTACGAGGACGCCGTGGAGCGCTTCGTCGACGCCGTGCTGCGGTCGGGCCAGCCGAATCCCTTCGCCGACGGGCTTGACCGCATCACGGCGCGCATCGCGCCCTTCGGATTCCGCAACAGCCTGGCGCAGGTGGCGCTCAAGTTCACCGTGCCCGGCGTGCCCGACCTGTACCAGGGCAGCGAGCAGTGGACTTTCAGCCTGGTCGACCCGGACAACCGGCGGCCGGTCGATTTCGCGAAGCTCGCTGCGCAGCTCGATGGGCTGCGCAGGCTGTGCAAGGAAGGCACCGCCGGCGTGTGGCCGCAGCTGCTGCGCGAAGCTGCCGACGGGCGCATCAAGCAGCTCGTGACCTGGCGGCTCCTGCAGCTGCGCGGTGCGTTCCCGAAATTGTTCGAATGCGGCGGCTACCTGCCCTTGGCGCTGCGGGGCGCCGCGGCGGACCACGCAGTCGCGTTTGCGCGACCACACGAAGGCGAAGTCGTGCTGGTGGTTGCCGCGCGACTGACCTACACGCTGTGCGGCGGCGACGATGCGCGGTGGACGCCTGCTGCGTGGCGCGACACGCAATTGGACATGGCCAACGACGCGCTGGCGGGCGTCGCGCGCTGGCGCGACTGGCTCACCGGCGAGGAACACACCGTCGCGCGCACGGGCGAAGCCGTCCTTGACCTCGAAGCCGTCTTCGCGAAGGCGCACGGGCTGCCGTTCGCGGTGCTGGTGCCGGCATGA
- the treZ gene encoding malto-oligosyltrehalose trehalohydrolase — translation MRCSHEMPFGATPLPGGGVVFRLWGPTARQAEVATYPGAGATVAQFHAAECDSQGWWECTVEEASAGTLYQWRIDHELLVPDPASRQNPYGVFAPSAVVDPLQFEWDGDWRGRPWNEVVLYELHTGTFTREGTFDAACERLESLAQLGITAIELMPVADFPGRFGWGYDGVLPFAPHERYGTPDRLKHFIQQAHRLGLMVFLDVVYNHFGPSGNFLGRYAPQFFSETHASPWGAAINYDGPLNRVVRDFFVHNALYWVQEFRIDGLRLDAVHAIVDKGRTHILKEISDTVRAATAGRHVHLVLENENNEYAWLAPRAQPSRYDAQWNDDFHHVVHVALTGETQRYYHDYGDEPLNHLARCLTHGMLYEPSERREGGARIDPREAPAQPLGALVNFAHNHDQTGNRPFGERLRQLVPPGAAPLATLLALLTPAIPMLFFGEEFGSATPFLYFADWEGDLRDAVREGRKREFGHVAQAALPDPCSPETFDASRPDEAQRDSDDGRRWLEMVQEALRVRRLHFAPRHHLLATGSHTAHRVGETGIEACWRYEDGQAIVLQLNVGPQPVTAKEPSLALVEPQVLFSHAWPDGTAEGVWPAWSARWWMGAQP, via the coding sequence ATGCGTTGTAGCCACGAGATGCCGTTCGGCGCGACGCCGCTGCCGGGCGGCGGCGTGGTGTTCCGGCTGTGGGGACCGACGGCTCGGCAGGCCGAAGTGGCGACCTACCCCGGCGCTGGCGCCACGGTCGCGCAGTTCCACGCGGCCGAGTGCGACTCGCAAGGCTGGTGGGAATGCACGGTGGAGGAAGCCTCCGCCGGCACGCTGTACCAATGGCGCATCGACCACGAGCTGCTGGTGCCCGACCCGGCCTCGCGCCAGAACCCCTACGGCGTGTTCGCCCCGAGCGCGGTCGTCGACCCGCTGCAGTTCGAATGGGACGGCGACTGGCGCGGGCGGCCGTGGAACGAGGTCGTGCTGTACGAGCTGCACACGGGCACCTTCACGCGCGAAGGCACGTTCGACGCTGCGTGCGAGCGGCTCGAGTCGCTCGCGCAGCTGGGCATCACGGCGATCGAGCTGATGCCGGTGGCCGACTTTCCCGGCCGCTTCGGCTGGGGCTACGACGGCGTGCTGCCCTTCGCGCCGCACGAGCGCTACGGCACGCCCGACCGGCTCAAGCACTTCATCCAGCAGGCGCACCGCCTGGGCCTGATGGTGTTCCTCGACGTGGTCTACAACCACTTCGGCCCGTCGGGCAACTTCCTGGGCCGCTATGCGCCGCAGTTCTTCTCGGAAACGCACGCCAGTCCCTGGGGCGCGGCGATCAACTACGACGGCCCGCTCAACCGCGTGGTGCGCGACTTCTTCGTGCACAACGCGCTGTACTGGGTGCAGGAATTCCGCATCGACGGCCTGCGGCTCGATGCGGTGCACGCGATCGTCGACAAGGGTCGCACGCACATCCTCAAGGAGATCTCGGACACGGTGCGTGCCGCCACGGCCGGTCGCCACGTGCACCTGGTGCTCGAGAACGAGAACAACGAGTACGCCTGGCTGGCGCCGCGCGCACAGCCCAGCCGCTACGACGCGCAGTGGAACGACGACTTCCACCACGTCGTGCACGTGGCGCTGACGGGCGAGACCCAGCGCTACTACCACGACTACGGCGACGAGCCGCTCAACCACCTGGCCCGTTGCCTCACGCACGGCATGTTGTACGAGCCCTCGGAGCGCCGCGAAGGCGGAGCGCGCATCGACCCGCGCGAAGCGCCCGCGCAACCGCTGGGCGCACTGGTGAATTTCGCGCACAACCACGACCAGACAGGCAACCGGCCCTTCGGCGAGCGCCTGCGCCAGCTCGTTCCGCCCGGCGCCGCTCCGCTGGCCACGCTGCTCGCGCTGCTGACGCCGGCGATCCCGATGCTGTTCTTCGGCGAGGAATTCGGCTCGGCCACGCCCTTCCTCTACTTCGCCGACTGGGAAGGCGACCTGCGCGACGCGGTGCGCGAAGGGCGCAAGCGCGAGTTCGGCCACGTCGCGCAGGCCGCGCTGCCCGACCCGTGCAGCCCGGAGACTTTCGATGCGAGCCGCCCCGACGAAGCGCAGCGTGATTCGGACGACGGCCGCCGCTGGCTGGAGATGGTGCAGGAGGCGTTGCGCGTGCGCCGGCTGCACTTCGCGCCGCGGCACCACCTGCTTGCCACCGGCAGCCACACCGCGCATCGCGTCGGCGAGACGGGCATCGAGGCGTGCTGGCGCTACGAAGACGGCCAGGCCATCGTGCTGCAGCTGAACGTGGGCCCGCAGCCCGTGACGGCGAAAGAGCCATCGTTGGCCCTGGTGGAGCCTCAGGTGCTGTTCTCTCACGCGTGGCCCGACGGCACCGCTGAAGGCGTGTGGCCCGCCTGGTCCGCCCGCTGGTGGATGGGCGCGCAGCCATGA
- the glgX gene encoding glycogen debranching protein GlgX has protein sequence MTARAVAKPHAARRTSEHSHADPAATPRCERGHPWPLGATVEAAGVNFALHSSVAEKVELCLFDDSGARETARIALPCRTDDVWHGFVPGLKAGQRYGYRVHGPYAPETGIRCNPKKLLLDPYARAIDRVMHGAAWQYAYKLGSAERDLKVDTTDNGAIAAKCIVVDPSFDWEGDERPRIPMHDTVFYEAHVRGVTMQMEELPPAIRGTFSGIASDAAIAHFKRLGVTSIELLPVQAYNDERRLIDMGLSNYWGYNTVGFFAPEPRYCAGGDPNDFRRMVKALHAAGLEVIIDVVYNHTCEGNHLGPTLSFKGIDHPSYYRLAEDRRHMMDFTGTGNTLDVSHPATLRLVMDSLRYWVEEMHVDGFRFDLAPAIARNGSGGFDHRSPFLSAVAQDPVLKKVKLIAEPWDVGPGGYQVGGFPQGWSEWNGRYRDSVRDFWRGEGGAVADFAARLCGSADIYGPSRRTPCASVNLVTVHDGFTLHDLVSYNHKHNESNAEDNQDGESHNRSWNCGFEGPTEKAEIVQLRERQKRNFLATLFVSRGVPLLLGGDEMSRTQCGNNNAYCQDNPISWYEWTEERRSDALLAFVRALVDLRRELPVLRADRWYTGEEDGEGRRDIAWYSVWGLPMTTEEWADPQVRVIAALADGAFVPGGKPCDSVLLLFNASDEEVSFTLPQTPVAEGEWRVRVDTSDDASLAGTRRVDAEDKFELAAHAMAVLTQPVKGRGDAL, from the coding sequence ATGACGGCTCGTGCCGTCGCCAAGCCACACGCCGCCCGCCGCACTTCGGAGCATTCCCACGCCGACCCCGCGGCGACGCCTCGCTGCGAGCGCGGCCACCCCTGGCCGCTGGGCGCGACCGTGGAGGCCGCCGGGGTCAACTTCGCCCTCCACTCCAGCGTCGCGGAGAAGGTCGAGCTGTGCCTGTTCGACGACAGCGGCGCGCGCGAGACAGCGCGCATCGCGCTGCCCTGCCGCACCGACGACGTCTGGCATGGCTTCGTCCCGGGCCTGAAGGCCGGGCAGCGCTACGGCTACCGCGTGCACGGGCCTTACGCGCCCGAGACCGGCATCCGCTGCAACCCGAAGAAGCTGCTGCTCGACCCCTATGCGCGGGCGATCGACCGCGTGATGCACGGCGCCGCGTGGCAGTACGCGTACAAGTTGGGCAGCGCCGAACGCGACCTGAAGGTCGACACGACGGACAACGGCGCGATCGCCGCCAAGTGCATCGTGGTCGACCCGTCCTTCGACTGGGAAGGCGACGAGCGGCCCCGCATCCCCATGCACGACACGGTGTTCTACGAGGCGCACGTGCGCGGCGTGACGATGCAGATGGAGGAGCTGCCGCCCGCGATCCGCGGCACCTTCTCGGGCATCGCCTCCGACGCCGCCATCGCGCACTTCAAGCGCCTGGGCGTAACCAGCATCGAGCTGCTGCCCGTGCAGGCCTACAACGACGAGCGGCGCCTGATCGACATGGGCCTGTCGAACTACTGGGGCTACAACACGGTCGGCTTCTTCGCGCCCGAGCCGCGCTACTGCGCCGGCGGCGACCCCAACGACTTCCGCCGCATGGTCAAGGCGCTGCACGCCGCCGGGCTCGAAGTGATCATCGACGTGGTCTACAACCACACCTGCGAAGGCAACCACCTGGGCCCCACGCTGTCGTTCAAGGGCATCGACCACCCTTCGTACTACCGCCTCGCCGAGGACCGCCGCCACATGATGGACTTCACCGGCACGGGCAACACGCTCGACGTGAGCCATCCGGCGACGCTGCGCCTGGTGATGGATAGCCTGCGCTACTGGGTCGAGGAGATGCACGTCGACGGCTTCCGCTTCGACCTGGCGCCGGCCATCGCGCGCAACGGCTCCGGCGGTTTCGACCACCGCTCGCCCTTTCTCTCGGCCGTCGCGCAGGACCCGGTGCTGAAGAAGGTGAAGCTCATCGCCGAGCCGTGGGACGTCGGGCCCGGCGGCTACCAGGTGGGCGGCTTCCCGCAGGGCTGGTCGGAATGGAACGGCCGTTACCGCGACAGCGTGCGCGACTTCTGGCGCGGCGAAGGCGGCGCGGTCGCGGACTTCGCGGCGCGCCTGTGCGGCTCGGCGGACATCTACGGCCCCAGCCGGCGCACGCCGTGCGCCAGCGTGAACCTGGTGACGGTGCACGACGGTTTCACGCTGCACGACCTCGTCTCGTACAACCACAAGCACAACGAGTCGAACGCCGAGGACAACCAGGACGGCGAGAGCCACAACCGCAGCTGGAATTGCGGCTTCGAAGGGCCGACCGAGAAGGCCGAGATCGTGCAGCTGCGCGAGCGCCAGAAGCGCAATTTCCTCGCCACGCTGTTCGTCTCGCGCGGTGTGCCCCTGCTGCTCGGCGGCGACGAGATGAGCCGCACGCAATGCGGCAACAACAACGCCTATTGCCAGGACAACCCGATCAGCTGGTACGAGTGGACCGAGGAGCGCCGCTCCGATGCCCTGCTCGCCTTCGTGCGGGCGCTCGTCGACCTGCGCCGCGAGCTGCCCGTGCTGCGCGCCGACCGCTGGTACACCGGCGAGGAAGACGGCGAAGGCCGCCGCGACATCGCGTGGTACAGCGTCTGGGGCCTGCCCATGACCACCGAGGAATGGGCCGACCCGCAGGTGCGCGTGATCGCGGCGCTGGCCGACGGCGCCTTCGTGCCGGGCGGCAAGCCCTGCGACAGCGTGCTGCTGCTGTTCAACGCGTCCGACGAGGAAGTGTCGTTCACGCTGCCGCAGACGCCCGTCGCCGAAGGCGAATGGCGCGTGCGCGTGGACACGTCCGACGACGCCTCGCTGGCGGGCACGCGGCGCGTGGACGCCGAAGACAAGTTCGAGCTGGCCGCGCATGCGATGGCCGTGCTCACGCAGCCCGTGAAAGGCCGCGGGGATGCGTTGTAG